The DNA window TCGAGCGCGGGTTCAGGTACCTGTAGAGCGGCACTCGCGACGTGCTGGCGGCAGCACGGGCAACTGCAAGCGATACGCTCAGTATAGCGTTGGCACCCAGACGCGATTTGTTTTCAGTCCCATCTAGGGCGATCATCCTCCCGTCGATCTCCTTCTGGGACCTGCTGTCCATGCCGATAAGTGCAGGGGAAATGACCTTGACGACGTTGTTGCAGGCATTGATGACTCCCTTGCCGTGGAACCGCGTTCCACCGTCCCGAAGCTCCACTGCCTCGTGCTTCCCGGTCGATGCGCCTGAGGGAACAGACGCCCTCCCAAAACCACCCTCTGTGATCACGTCCGTCTCGACGGTCGGGTTGCCCCTCGAATCGAGCACTTCCCTAGATCTTATCTCCTTTACGGCATACGGATTCATCATTGGTCACTCCAGAGAATGAAACTCAAGCTCATTTAGAACCCGCTCCCTTATGACGTTTGGGGGCTCCACTTCGGCCACTGGGACGCCCTTTTCCACAACCTTCCGCAGCATTGGCTCAAGCGGTACTCTGCAGGACGGGCAATCCCCAAAAGGCGATCCCCAAGGGGTGACTGCCCATTTGTGGCACCGGGGGCACCTCCAAGCCTGTTTCCGGCCCCCGTACTTGCCCCTCTTTGAGATCGGCTTGCCCTCGACCTCGACCAGGTCGAGTGAGAAGTCGATTGTTGGGGCGTTTGATACCGATGTCCCTACCCCGAAGCCGTCCACAGGCCCCGCGGCGAGCCTGGAGACCGACGACTCGTTTAGTCCACCAGACACGTAGATCTTGACGTGCCTGTAGCCCCGGAGGTCCAGCTCCCAGCGCACCTCCCTCACTATCTCGAGGAAATCGCCCCTCCTCGAGCCGGGCGTATCGAGGCGGACACCGTCAAGCCTCTCTCCGAGGAGCTCCGCTGCCCTGATCGCCTCGAACTTCTCGTCGCACATTGTGTCGACAAGCGCAATCCTTGGTACTGAGGGGTCGACAACCTCATCGAAGGCGCCCCACGCCGACTCCTGCTTCCCGAACATCAGAATAAGCGGGTGAGGCATGGTACCTGAAGGCGGTATCCCGAGGAGCTTGGCGCCCATTACACCAGAGACTCCGTCGAAGCCTCCGATGTACGCAGACCTGTCGAGCATGGGTGAAATTGCAGGATGCATCCGCCTGATACCGAAGGCGAAGACGGTCTTTCCAGCCGCAGCCTTCTTCACCCTCGCAGCGGCGGTAGCTACGCCCGAAGCCTGGCAGATCAGCCCGACTGTCGCAGTCTCGACCGAAACGAAGGATCCGTACTTGCCGACGATCGCCATCTCCGGGATCCGGTAACCCCTAATGTCCCTTGGGGGGAAGATCGTCCCCTCGGGCAACGAATACACATCAACCGGAATTCCGGAGTAGAGGTTGATCACCTCGTCTAGCCCGCAGAAGACGCCCCACTTCCATCCCTCGGGGAGAGAGCCCACGGTCACCTCGGCCACGACGTCCTTGTCGACGCCCTTGGCATCCACGATTGACTTAGTCCGGAGGTAGTAGATGTCAGAGGTGAGGCCTGACTTTATCTCCTCGTCCGTAGCGGTGTTGAAGAGCTTCAACAGAATCCCAGCCTCTTTAGATAGTTGACAGATGCAAGTAATATTTTTGATCGTCACGTGTCGTAGTCGTCGATCGAGAGCTGTCTGGTGCCTTTTCTCGACGCCACGGAGGACCACTCCTCCTTGGTGATGGTCCCTCCAACCTGCTCCAGTATTGACTTCACGGTCTCCGGCCCTATCTGGGGGATCCTCCTCAGGTCAGAGAGAGAGGCGCGCTTAAGGTCTTCGATGCTACGGTATCCTGCAGAGTAGAGCGCCCTTGCCCTTACCCTCCCAATCCCCCGCAGTGATATCAGCGGCAGGAGCTCGTCCCTGATGCCGTTCTCGACCCTCATGAGGAGCCTCCTGATCGGTTCCGCCGACTCGCGGTAGTCCAAGAGCCTTGCGAGCTCGTGCGCAGCGTTGAGAAGCCACTTGGCAGACTCAACGTAGGCGTAAATATCCCCTGACCCGATGTCAAAGTTATCGACAATCACTTCCTCAGGCGTCTCATCGATCCACTCCCTCAGCAGGAGCGCGGTCTTGAGCTCCGACATAACCATCTCGCGCTCGAACTCTTCTTCAGGCACCTCGAAGAGCAAGAGGTCTGCGTTTGACTCAAGGTAGGACTCGAGCGACTCGACCTCCTTACCCCTGACGTACAGCTTGGGCATGTCCGGCGTGTGGCATACCAGTGCGAGGTAGCTCATTGCAGGCAACCCGGATCTCCTCAGGGTGAGGGCCCGTAGGATAATCTCTGCAGACTTCGGGTCGATGTAGAGCTCTGCAACTCTCTTGCCGAGCGCGGTGGGCTCAAGCCACTCTCCCTCCTTATCCTCTTTTACCATCCCGGCATGGATGAGGAAGGAGACCGACTCGAGGATCGAGCTCTTGAAGGAGTCTATCCCGTACTGGTAGGCGCAGAACGACTCCTCGAAGAACTCAATTATCCCGCCCCTCGAACGCGCTAGCCCCATAGCCACGGCTGCGAGTACCTGTGACCTGAGCGACGGGGCGACGCCCAGCTTGGACCAGACCTTCTCGGGCTTCGCGAGGAGGTACTGTTCGATGAGGAAATCCTTTTCCTCCTCGGACCTTGAGAAGAGTATCGCCTCGCCGAGCCTGTCGTACCTGGGCCGACCTGCCCTCCCGGCCATCTGCTTGTATTCCAGAACCGGTATATTGACCCTCCCTACGCCGGGCTCGAAGCGCCTGTAATCGTAGATGAGGACGCGCCTTGCAGGGGTGTTTACGCCTGCCGCGAGCGTAGGTGTGGCGCAGATGCACTTGATATGCGCAGAACGGAACGAGTCCTCTATCGCCTTTCTCTGGGGGTACGTTAGTCCTGCATGGTGGAAGGCTACGCCGCAGGAGACTGACTTTGCGAGCTTTTCGGTCAGCTTTGTGCGCTCCCCGAGTGAGAGTATCCTCTCTGAAAGCGCCTTCAGCCTGGACTTTTCAGATGCCCTGAGCTCCCTCTGGACTGGCCCCTCGAGCCTCTTCGCGAGCGAGACGGCAGAGTTCCTGCTCCCGGTGAAGACCAGCAACTGCCCGCCGGACTTTATTGCGTCTACAGCCAGATCCGCAACAGGGTCCCCGCTGCCGGACGGCGGCACCTGCCTCGACTCCCCGTCCAGAAAAGTTATGCTCCCCCGGCAGAAGACGCCCTCTTTGAGCGGGACAGGGCGCCAATCGCTCGTGACGAGCTCTGCCCCCAGCCAGCCGGAGAGCTCTTCTGCGTTGCTGACGGTCGCGCTGAGCGCCAGCACTTGGACGTCCATCTTAAGGTACTTTATCCTGGTTAGGATCGACTCCAAAGTGGGGCCCCTCGATGGCTCCCCGAGGAGGTGGATCTCGTCGGCGACCACGAGGGAGAGGCGGTCGACCCAGGGCGGGCTGTGGCGGAAGAGTGAGTCCGCCTTTTCGTTGGTGGCGATTATGAGGTCGTACCTGCCGAGCTCCGGGTCGAGCGTGTCATAGTCGCCGCTGCTCATCACGACCCTGATGCCGATCCTTTCGAGGCGCCTGAACTCGTCGAGCTTCTCGGAAGCGAGGGCCCGAAGGGGAACGAGGTACAGGACTTTGCCCTTCCGCTCGAGTATGTGCTTTATGGCGCAGATCTCTGCCACGAGCGTCTTTCCAGAAGCGGTCGGGACTGCGAGGACAAGGTTCTTCCCTTCAAGGACGCCGGATCTCAGCGCGATCTCCTGGGGAGGGTAGAGTTCGGTTATCCCGCACTCCGAGTAGATCTGCTTAGCCTTCCCGTCGATCTCGAGTTCATCTACCTTAATACTGACTCACCCTCAAGCCTTCTTCAGCTCGCCGTGCTTGGGCTCGTAGATTACCCCCTGGTTTATCCATTCGGTGACCGCCTTCTCGACGAACCTCCTGTCCAGTCCTTCCAACCCAGCGCGCTCGATCAGCGCCTCTTTCCTTATCGGCCTGCCCTCGTTCTCCTTCTCCATCTCCCTGAATATGTCGAAGAGCTGAGCCATCTTGTCACCCTGCGATTTGGGGTGCCCGACCATTATCGTGTCGATGTCCATCTTACCGGTCGAGGAGTCTATCCCGACCTGCTTCAGGAAAGTCTTGAGGAGCCTGATCACGGACTGTACGTCCTCCTTCGAGACCTCCTTCTTGAGTGCGAGCTTAGCCCTGGCCTCTGAAAGCCTAATGACTGCCTCGAGCTGCCTCATGGTGATCGGGACCGGGGAGTCTGCGCCCTGCCCCATCGCCCTCATCTCGAGGAAGAAGTCCTCGATTGCCTTGCTGGCCTCTTCGCCTATCTTGGGCGACCCGTGCTTCCTCACATAGTAGATGTACTTCTTTAGCAGCTCCGGGTCTATGGGGGGGTCCTTTGTAACGCGGATTCCCCGGTGGAGCTTGAGTATGTGCTCGGTCATCTTCCTGTCCCTGAGCTCGTCGGGGCGGTCGAGCAGCGTGAATATGAGGTCGAACCTTGAGAGGATCGTGACGGGTAGGTCGTTGATGTTCTCCGAGATCGTCTTCTGCGTGACGTACCTGCCGAAGCTCGGGTTCGCTGCAGCGAGAATGCTGCTCCTTGCGTTGAGCTGGACCACAATTCCTGCCTTGGCTATGCTGATTGTCTGTTGTTCCATCGCCTCGTGTATGGCGGATCTGTCTTCGGGGCGCATCTTGTCGATCTCGTCGATGCAGGCTATCCCCTTGTCGGCGATGACGAGGGCCCCGGCCTCTAGGAAGAACTCGCCTGTGTTCTTATCCCGAATGACAGTCGCCGTGAGGCCCGCGGCGGTTGACCCCTTCCCGGAGGTGTAGACTCCGCGGGGGGCTATCCTCGAGACGTACTGGAGGAGCTGGGACTTCGCAGTTCCCGGGTCGCCCACCAGCAGGATGTTGATGTCGCCCCTGATCTTGATCCCGTCTGGCATGATCTTTGTGACCCCCCCTGCGAGCTGGTATGCCACCGCCTCCTTTATCTCGTCGTACGCATAGATCGAGGGGGCGATCGAGCCGATGAGCTTGTCATAGAGGTTGGGGTCTGAGGCGAGCTTCTTTATCGCCTTCTCGTCCTCGGGGGTGATGGCTACTTCCTCGGTCCCCCTCTCGGCTATCTCCAGGTGGTTAGCCTCTATCCCGGAGGAGAAGGTCGCGAGCCTGAAGCCCCTGGAGGTGAATTCCTGCTTTGCCTGCAGTATGCCTACGAGCGAGACCCTGTCGCCCGGCCTGGAGGTGTCGACTATGTCGCCCTGGAGGATGCCCTCGACAGAGCGCGGGAGTTGGCCGGGGGGCAGCTCCTCCGGTTTCTCCTGTACCGATATAAGCTGCCAGTCGACGAACTGGGATTCCTCGGGGAGGAGTCTAAAATACCCCTTCCTGGCACAGTCCTGGTTCGTGCACTGCGACGGGGGTATCAGAATGTTGCCCGTCTGCTCCAGAACTATCTTCTCCCCGCAGCGCGGGCACTGGTAGACCGCAGTCTTCAGCAGCTGCTTCACTGCGGATGCCCTTGTGATTATCCCTTCCACCATGATCAGCTTTCCCATGTGCGCCGACTTGAGCGACCTGAGCGGGACGACCTCGTCGAGCTTCCTGAACCTCGCCTTGAAGTTCTTTACCTTCGAGGCATACTGCATATTCTCTGCACGCATCGCATCGTAGATCGCGGCGTTTACCTTAGGCATCAGCTCAAGGGGCTTCTCCTTTATCTCCTTGGCCAGGTCCGGGTCGAAGGAGATTACGTCCTCAAAGTCCACCACTAGAGAGGTCTTCCCCTGGGAGGCCATGCTGGACATGGCATCCCTGTACTTGAAGGCACCCTTGCTGTCCTGGAACTCCTTCAGGAAGCTTACGAAGCGTTCACGATAATCCAAGATCTCAACAGCCTCGGTCATAGGAACTACTCCGGTGAGATGATCTTCTTCCGCCACTCGTCTACCTCTTCCCTGATTGAATTGAAAAGGGCGAGCTCCTCCGGCTCGAGCATGTCGAGAGAGGGGCGGAGGGGGTTCCTCTCCCGTGCCAGTTGAAGGATCTTCTGCAGCCTGCAGTTCACCAAGTCCTGAGCCTTCATGAAAGACTGCCGGTGCTCGCTCAGGAGGGTGTGGGTTGGGTTGCTCTTTATCGCCTCATTAAGCGAAGCCAGCAGGCGCCTGAGCCGAGGGTAGAAGTGGCTCGGCAGCTTTGAGAGGCCCTCGTTCCGTTCCTCCTTCCAGCAGAGCTTGTACAGCTCTGTTGATTTCAGCCCCTGGAACTCCTCTCCTGATAGCCTGACGAAGCCCTCCGCCTCGAGTATCCTGGCGACCCAGATCGGCAGACGCTCCTCTCTGCCCTCCTCGCAGGCTCCAAGGTCCATGCCACCGACGGACATCGCAGGGAAAGCCTTGATGAATGTGACTGGTACCAGCTCCTCCTCGTAGAAGAACTGAGAGTGCCTGATGCTTTCGGAGGGATCTGTGGGCATAGGCTAGTCAGACGAGACTACGCATTTTAAAGCTTTAACCTCTTCGGATTCCTCCGGCTGCACTGTTCAATCCGGATTAGACCGGAAGGGGCGCCGCCGGAGGAGAGGCCGCGAACCCGCCGTTACCTCGGACGGCGTGAGATCACCTTTAGTGACGCGTAAGCGGGTATAGCGATCGTAATTCCGACCAGGACCTGACCGATGTTGAACGGCACCTCGGCTATCGCGGCATATCCCAGGAACAACTGCTCGTAGAGGAAGTAGCCTACAACCATCACCGATCCTGAGGCGAGAGCCGAAAGGGCAATGTACCCGGCCTCTTGACGTGCAGAGAATGAGGCGTATGCCACCAAGAGGGCAACAGCCCCCCCAACTAGTGCCCAGAATGCGGAGGAAAGCTCCACAACGAAGCTATAGGAACCGATCCAAGGAAGCCCGATCGAAACCTCTGATGATCCGGAATAGAAGAAGGTTCCAACGGCAAAGATCAATGAGAAGACGATCACGCCCGCCGCAATTGAGAGGAGCCTCCACCACCTCTTCTGGAGTTCAGGGCGCCGCGAGACCAGAACCCCAAGGAGAAAACCTTCAAGCCCTTTGATCACGAGCGTTGCGGGGGCAAAGAGATAGTATCCGAGGACAAGGTCTGCGAGCATTGATCCGACCCCACCGGCGAAAGCGCCTATCCTCGCGCCTCCAAGGAGGGCGGCTAGGAAAACCGCGGATTCCCCGACGTTGAAATACCCCCTCGTCGCAGGCACGTAGATTGTGAAGGCGACCGTCGCCACGGCTACAAGGGATGTGTAGAAGGCGGTAACCGGGATGTCCCTTGCAATGCGCATACTGGTTCGCCGGATGAAAGACGGTCGCCGACGGGATATTAGCCTTGTGGTTGAATTCTGTAAATGCCCCCTCAGGAGAGGTCCATGCGGGATAGCATTACTGGAGCCTAGAAGCTTATGGCCGCATCCAACCGAGGCAAGCGGGTTAACTTCGGAATGCAGTTGAAGAGACAATCACCCGGAGGGGTAAAGGGCGTAATTCCAGCAACCGCTGGTCTAGCTGGTCGCCAGACAGGCCTCCGTGTAGGTTAAATACCATTTCCTTAAGATCGAAACAGGAGGGGAGACGATTGTCAGCACACGAGGTTATGTGGACAGAGAAGTACAGGCCCCGGACCCTGGACAGCATAGTGAACCAGACCGAGATCGTCGAGAGGCTGAAGAGGTTCGTGAAGGAGAAGTCGATGCCGCACTGCCTCTTTGCAGGGACACCGGGGACAGGGAAGACGACCGCGGCGATGTGCCTTGCCAGCGACCTGTACGGAAAGGAATACAAGAAGAATTACCTTGAGCTCAACGCGAGCGACGAGAGGGGGATCGACGTCATTAGGACGACCGTAAAGGACTTCGCAAGGACCGTGGGGATGGCCGACGCCCCCTTCAAGATACTCGTACTGGACGAGGCCGACAACCTCACGGCTGATGCGCAGCAGGCGCTGAGGAGGACTATGGAGATGTACACGGCGACCTGCAGGTTCATCCTATGCTGTAACTACTTCAGCAGGATAATAGAGCCGATACAGTCGAGGTGTGCCTTCTTCAGGTTCGTTCCGCTCAAGCCTGAGGACGTGAGGGCAAGGATTGCCTACATCTGCAAGCTCGAGAACGTAGAGATCACAGAGAAGGGTATTGACGCGCTCATCTATGTCGGCAACGGGGACCTCAGGAAGGTGATAAACACGCTCCAGGCGGCTGCCGCCACCTCGGAGGTCGTGGACGAGGGCGTGATCTACAGGATAGCCGGGAGGGTCAGCCCAAAGGAGATCAAGGAGGTGCTGGCTGACGCCCTCGGGGGAGACTTCAAGTCTGCGCGTGAGAGGGTGATAGGCCTTATGGTGGAGTACGGCCTCTCCGGGCTCGATGTTGTCAAGCAGATACACAGGGAGGTGCTCGGGTTAAACATAGAGGAGAAGGCGAAGCTGAGGATAATCGAGGCAGTCGGGGAGGCGGAGTTCAGGCTGCTCCAGGGCGGCAGCGACGAGATCCAGATAAACTCGATGCTAGCAAAGGTGGCAGGCCTAGGGCGTGAAGAATGAAAGGATGATTAAAAGAGTAAAAGAAAGATCCGGCGGGGATGAGGATTGACAGGAGAAGGGCTGCCATGGACAGAGCGGTTCAAGCCCGCGCATCTCATGGAGATTGTTGGGAACTATGCTTCGGCTGAGCAGCTGCTAAACTGGGTTAGGAGAAGGCTCGAAGGAGGGGAGGGGGTCAAGAAGGGCGCAATGCTCTACGGACCGCCGGGCACGGGCAAGACGCTCTCTGTCGAGCTCGTCGCCAAAGAGCTCAATCTCGAACTGATCGAGATGAACGCAAGCGACTTTAGGACAGAGGAACTCGTTGAGAAGGTGGCAGGAGGGGCGGCATCTCAAGCCTCCCTATTCGGTAAGAGGGGGAAGCTGATCTTTATGGACGAGATAGACGGCATCTCCGGAAGGGAGGACAGGGGCGGGCTCTCATCCATTATCGCTACGATAAAGGCTTCTAAACACCCGGTCGTCGTCGGCGCAAACGATCCATGGGACCAGAGGTTCAGGAGCCTCCGCGAGATCTGCGAGATGATCCAGTTCAGGAGGATAAGGAGCCAGAGCATCGTCGTCTTTCTGAGAAAGGTCGCCAAGAAGGCCGGAGTGGCGGTAACAGACGGGGCGCTCGAGCGCATAGCAGAGTTCTCGAACGGCGACCTGAGGGCGGCAATAAATGACTTCCAGATGCTCGCCACCGGCAGGCAGACTCTCAACGAGCTGGAGGTGAGGGGGCTCCAGTTCAGAATACAGGAGCGGGGGTCATTTGACGTCATGAAGGAGCTCTTCTCCTCGAAGAGTGCCCTCGAGGCCAAGCTCGCGCTTGAGGGGACTGCGATGGATCCCGAGATGTGCCTTCAGTGGATAAACGAGAACATTCCTAACCAGTACCAATCGCCCCGGGAGATGGTTGAAGCGTACGACTGGCTCTCGAAGGGCGACGTGTTCCTGGGCCGTGTCAAGAGGTGGCAACTCTGGGACCTGATAGGCTATGCGCTCGAAATCGCAGCCGGCGGGGCAGCCTTGGCCAAGAGCGGCGAGTACAGGTTTGTGAGGTACAGCTTCCCCAGGAGGATCAGTGTGATGAGCCAGACCAAGGAGGAGAGGGGGGCCAAGCGGGAGGCGCTTGATTTGATTGCCAAGGCGAACCACGTCTCCCGCAAGAAGGCGACATTCGAGTACATCCCATACATCCAGATCATCTCAGGGGCTGCGCCCAGCGGCCCGGACTAGGTCACCTGTAGAAGGGCTCCCTGGCAGCTACGGCAGACATGAAGAGCTCCCTGAGCTGGCCGTCAGTCCACCCGGACCTGATCCCCCCGAGGAGGTCGATAAGGAGGTCCCCTCTCATCAGGCAGGGCTTTATCTTACCGTCGCTGGTGATCCTTATCCGGGTGCACCCTGCGCAGAAGGCAGGGTTGTTTACAGGTCGGACGACCTCGATCGGAAGGCCCTTGACTAGGTATATGTGCCTCCGGTTCATCTCGCCCCTCTCAACCACAGCTTCAGAGGCTCCCGAGAGCATGTTTTCGGTTTGGGCGAGGTCGACGTGGTATCTCTCAAAGAAGCCCTTGTCCAGGTGGAGGTCCTCGAGCTCTATGAGCTGGAGATGGGAGGAGTGGCTGCGCGCAAAATCCACGATGTCATCGAGGCTTGAATCGTTTATGCCTCTCATCACAACAGTGTTTATCTTCACATGGATCCCAAGCCTGCGGGCTGCCTCGAGCCCCTCGACCACATTCGAGAGGTCACCGCCCGTTATCGATCGGTAGACGGTCGGATCGACGCTGGGCAACGAGACGTTCAACCTGCGGAGGCCTGCCTCATAGAGTTCAAGGGCGCGCTCTCTCAGGAGTTGACCGTTTGTGGTCACGCCGACGTCCTCGAGCCCGAGGGCGTAGGAGTAGGCAATAATCCCCCCCAGATCCTTCCTGAGAAGCGGTTCACCCCCAGTGAACTTGACCCTCCGCATACCGAGATCCCTGGTCACGCGGAGTATCCTGAGAACTTCGTCAGTGAACATCTCTCCTGAGGACGGTCCTTCACCCTCGTGGTGGCAGTAGATGCAGTTCAAATTGCACCGCTGCGTCAGTGACATCCTTATGCCAAGGATTCGCCTGCCGTACCTGTCGGTCAGGGTTCTTCTCCGACCCGGCGCCAGGAACCGGCTCTCAATGAAAGCCGCAACCGCCAACGGGTCGTAGGGGAGGCGGGCGACGCTGCCAGCCGGCGCGGTCTCGGCCTTGAAGACGAAAGCAGCTACATTCTGCAGCCGCATGCCCTGCCCCAGCTCCGATGGCTCGATTATGGCTATCTTCTGCAGCTCAGAATCCTTGAACCCCTCGCATAGGACTATATCAGAGTCGAAGATTGATGCTAACCTAATCGCCAAGGGAAGGTCGGCATTTTTGGAGCAGACCTCGAGATGCCCGTTGGGA is part of the Candidatus Methanosuratincola sp. genome and encodes:
- a CDS encoding ECF transporter S component, which gives rise to MRIARDIPVTAFYTSLVAVATVAFTIYVPATRGYFNVGESAVFLAALLGGARIGAFAGGVGSMLADLVLGYYLFAPATLVIKGLEGFLLGVLVSRRPELQKRWWRLLSIAAGVIVFSLIFAVGTFFYSGSSEVSIGLPWIGSYSFVVELSSAFWALVGGAVALLVAYASFSARQEAGYIALSALASGSVMVVGYFLYEQLFLGYAAIAEVPFNIGQVLVGITIAIPAYASLKVISRRPR
- the moaA gene encoding GTP 3',8-cyclase MoaA encodes the protein MMRMRRPPALAIVSFHSGAGKTTLLEGVIKILTGMGYRVCAVKHSAHGEIHDTGKDTWKFREAGATASALLHPNGHLEVCSKNADLPLAIRLASIFDSDIVLCEGFKDSELQKIAIIEPSELGQGMRLQNVAAFVFKAETAPAGSVARLPYDPLAVAAFIESRFLAPGRRRTLTDRYGRRILGIRMSLTQRCNLNCIYCHHEGEGPSSGEMFTDEVLRILRVTRDLGMRRVKFTGGEPLLRKDLGGIIAYSYALGLEDVGVTTNGQLLRERALELYEAGLRRLNVSLPSVDPTVYRSITGGDLSNVVEGLEAARRLGIHVKINTVVMRGINDSSLDDIVDFARSHSSHLQLIELEDLHLDKGFFERYHVDLAQTENMLSGASEAVVERGEMNRRHIYLVKGLPIEVVRPVNNPAFCAGCTRIRITSDGKIKPCLMRGDLLIDLLGGIRSGWTDGQLRELFMSAVAAREPFYR
- a CDS encoding nicotinate phosphoribosyltransferase, translating into MKLFNTATDEEIKSGLTSDIYYLRTKSIVDAKGVDKDVVAEVTVGSLPEGWKWGVFCGLDEVINLYSGIPVDVYSLPEGTIFPPRDIRGYRIPEMAIVGKYGSFVSVETATVGLICQASGVATAAARVKKAAAGKTVFAFGIRRMHPAISPMLDRSAYIGGFDGVSGVMGAKLLGIPPSGTMPHPLILMFGKQESAWGAFDEVVDPSVPRIALVDTMCDEKFEAIRAAELLGERLDGVRLDTPGSRRGDFLEIVREVRWELDLRGYRHVKIYVSGGLNESSVSRLAAGPVDGFGVGTSVSNAPTIDFSLDLVEVEGKPISKRGKYGGRKQAWRCPRCHKWAVTPWGSPFGDCPSCRVPLEPMLRKVVEKGVPVAEVEPPNVIRERVLNELEFHSLE
- a CDS encoding minichromosome maintenance protein MCM, encoding MAEEDHLTGVVPMTEAVEILDYRERFVSFLKEFQDSKGAFKYRDAMSSMASQGKTSLVVDFEDVISFDPDLAKEIKEKPLELMPKVNAAIYDAMRAENMQYASKVKNFKARFRKLDEVVPLRSLKSAHMGKLIMVEGIITRASAVKQLLKTAVYQCPRCGEKIVLEQTGNILIPPSQCTNQDCARKGYFRLLPEESQFVDWQLISVQEKPEELPPGQLPRSVEGILQGDIVDTSRPGDRVSLVGILQAKQEFTSRGFRLATFSSGIEANHLEIAERGTEEVAITPEDEKAIKKLASDPNLYDKLIGSIAPSIYAYDEIKEAVAYQLAGGVTKIMPDGIKIRGDINILLVGDPGTAKSQLLQYVSRIAPRGVYTSGKGSTAAGLTATVIRDKNTGEFFLEAGALVIADKGIACIDEIDKMRPEDRSAIHEAMEQQTISIAKAGIVVQLNARSSILAAANPSFGRYVTQKTISENINDLPVTILSRFDLIFTLLDRPDELRDRKMTEHILKLHRGIRVTKDPPIDPELLKKYIYYVRKHGSPKIGEEASKAIEDFFLEMRAMGQGADSPVPITMRQLEAVIRLSEARAKLALKKEVSKEDVQSVIRLLKTFLKQVGIDSSTGKMDIDTIMVGHPKSQGDKMAQLFDIFREMEKENEGRPIRKEALIERAGLEGLDRRFVEKAVTEWINQGVIYEPKHGELKKA
- a CDS encoding DEAD/DEAH box helicase, with amino-acid sequence MKVDELEIDGKAKQIYSECGITELYPPQEIALRSGVLEGKNLVLAVPTASGKTLVAEICAIKHILERKGKVLYLVPLRALASEKLDEFRRLERIGIRVVMSSGDYDTLDPELGRYDLIIATNEKADSLFRHSPPWVDRLSLVVADEIHLLGEPSRGPTLESILTRIKYLKMDVQVLALSATVSNAEELSGWLGAELVTSDWRPVPLKEGVFCRGSITFLDGESRQVPPSGSGDPVADLAVDAIKSGGQLLVFTGSRNSAVSLAKRLEGPVQRELRASEKSRLKALSERILSLGERTKLTEKLAKSVSCGVAFHHAGLTYPQRKAIEDSFRSAHIKCICATPTLAAGVNTPARRVLIYDYRRFEPGVGRVNIPVLEYKQMAGRAGRPRYDRLGEAILFSRSEEEKDFLIEQYLLAKPEKVWSKLGVAPSLRSQVLAAVAMGLARSRGGIIEFFEESFCAYQYGIDSFKSSILESVSFLIHAGMVKEDKEGEWLEPTALGKRVAELYIDPKSAEIILRALTLRRSGLPAMSYLALVCHTPDMPKLYVRGKEVESLESYLESNADLLLFEVPEEEFEREMVMSELKTALLLREWIDETPEEVIVDNFDIGSGDIYAYVESAKWLLNAAHELARLLDYRESAEPIRRLLMRVENGIRDELLPLISLRGIGRVRARALYSAGYRSIEDLKRASLSDLRRIPQIGPETVKSILEQVGGTITKEEWSSVASRKGTRQLSIDDYDT
- a CDS encoding replication factor C large subunit, coding for MTGEGLPWTERFKPAHLMEIVGNYASAEQLLNWVRRRLEGGEGVKKGAMLYGPPGTGKTLSVELVAKELNLELIEMNASDFRTEELVEKVAGGAASQASLFGKRGKLIFMDEIDGISGREDRGGLSSIIATIKASKHPVVVGANDPWDQRFRSLREICEMIQFRRIRSQSIVVFLRKVAKKAGVAVTDGALERIAEFSNGDLRAAINDFQMLATGRQTLNELEVRGLQFRIQERGSFDVMKELFSSKSALEAKLALEGTAMDPEMCLQWINENIPNQYQSPREMVEAYDWLSKGDVFLGRVKRWQLWDLIGYALEIAAGGAALAKSGEYRFVRYSFPRRISVMSQTKEERGAKREALDLIAKANHVSRKKATFEYIPYIQIISGAAPSGPD
- a CDS encoding replication factor C small subunit; the protein is MSAHEVMWTEKYRPRTLDSIVNQTEIVERLKRFVKEKSMPHCLFAGTPGTGKTTAAMCLASDLYGKEYKKNYLELNASDERGIDVIRTTVKDFARTVGMADAPFKILVLDEADNLTADAQQALRRTMEMYTATCRFILCCNYFSRIIEPIQSRCAFFRFVPLKPEDVRARIAYICKLENVEITEKGIDALIYVGNGDLRKVINTLQAAAATSEVVDEGVIYRIAGRVSPKEIKEVLADALGGDFKSARERVIGLMVEYGLSGLDVVKQIHREVLGLNIEEKAKLRIIEAVGEAEFRLLQGGSDEIQINSMLAKVAGLGREE